In Bos taurus isolate L1 Dominette 01449 registration number 42190680 breed Hereford chromosome 9, ARS-UCD2.0, whole genome shotgun sequence, a single genomic region encodes these proteins:
- the TENT5A gene encoding terminal nucleotidyltransferase 5A isoform X2: protein MHQRYFWTDQGQVAFGGHFMAEGEEYFAMAEDELAGGPYIPLGGDLSGGDCGGGGGGGFAGHCLEYCESPTAHCNVLNWEQVQRLDGILSETIPIHGRGNFPTLELQPSLIVKVVRRRLAEKRIGVRDVRLNGSAASHVLHQDSGLGYKDLDLIFCADLRGEEEFQTVKDVVLDCLLDFLPEGVNKEKITPLTLKEAYVQKMVKVCNDSDRWSLISLSNNSGKNVELKFVDSLRRQFEFSVDSFQIKLDSLLLFYECSENPMTETFHPTIIGESVYGDFHEAFDHLCNKIIATRNPEEIRGGGLLKYCNLLVRGFRPASDEIKTLQRYMCSRFFIDFSDIGEQQRKLESYLQNHFVGLEDRKYDYLMTLHGVVNESTVCLMGHERRQTLNLITMLAIRVLADQNVIPNVANVTCYYQPAPYVADANFSNYYIAQVQPVFTCQQQTYSTWLPCN from the exons ATGCATCAGAGATACTTTTG GACCGACCAGGGCCAAGTGGCGTTCGGCGGGCACTTCATGGCGGAAGGCGAAGAGTACTTTGCCATGGCCGAGGACGAGCTGGCCGGCGGCCCCTACATCCCCCTGGGCGGCGATCTGAGCGGCGGCgactgcggcggcggcggcggcggcgggttTGCCGGGCACTGCTTGGAATACTGCGAGAGCCCCACCGCGCACTGCAACGTGCTGAACTGGGAGCAAGTGCAGCGGCTGGACGGCATCCTGAGCGAGACCATCCCGATCCACGGGCGCGGCAACTTCCCCACGCTCGAGCTGCAGCCCAGCCTGATCGTGAAGGTGGTGCGGCGGCGGCTGGCCGAGAAGCGCATCGGCGTCCGCGACGTGCGCCTCAACGGCTCGGCCGCCAGCCACGTCCTGCACCAGGACAGCGGCCTGGGCTACAAAGACCTGGACCTGATCTTCTGCGCCGACCTGCGTGGGGAAGAGGAGTTTCAGACTGTGAAGGACGTCGTGCTGGACTGCCTGTTGGACTTCTTACCCGAAGGGGTGAACAAGGAGAAGATCACACCACTCACGCTCAAG GAAGCTTATGTGCAGAAAATGGTTAAAGTGTGCAATGACTCTGACCGATGGAGTCTTATATCCCTGTCAAACAACAGTGGCAAAAATGTGGAACTGAAATTTGTGGATTCCCTCCGGAGGCAGTTTGAATTTAGTGTAGATTCTTTTCAAATCAAATTAGACTCTCTTCTCCTCTTTTACGAGTGTTCAGAGAACCCGATGACTGAAACGTTTCACCCCACAATAATCGGGGAGAGCGTCTATGGCGATTTCCATGAAGCCTTTGATCACCTTTGTAACAAGATCATTGCCACGAGGAACCCGGAGGAAATCAGAGGGGGAGGCCTGTTAAAGTACTGCAACCTCTTAGTGAGGGGCTTTAGGCCCGCCTCTGATGAAATCAAGACCCTTCAGAGGTATATGTGTTCCAGGTTTTTCATCGACTTCTCAGACATTGGAGAGCAGCAGAGAAAACTGGAGTCCTATTTGCAGAACCACTTCGTGGGCTTGGAAGACCGCAAGTATGACTATCTCATGACCCTTCATGGAGTGGTGAATGAGAGTACCGTGTGTCTGATGGGACATGAAAGAAGACAGACTTTAAACCTGATCACAATGCTGGCTATCCGGGTGCTAGCTGACCAGAATGTCATCCCTAACGTGGCCAATGTCACTTGCTATTACCAGCCGGCCCCCTATGTAGCAGATGCCAACTTTAGCAATTACTACATTGCACAGGTCCAGCCAGTGTTCACATGCCAGCAACAGACATACTCCACTTGGCTACCCTGCAATtaa
- the TENT5A gene encoding terminal nucleotidyltransferase 5A isoform X1 — MAEGEEYFAMAEDELAGGPYIPLGGDLSGGDCGGGGGGGFAGHCLEYCESPTAHCNVLNWEQVQRLDGILSETIPIHGRGNFPTLELQPSLIVKVVRRRLAEKRIGVRDVRLNGSAASHVLHQDSGLGYKDLDLIFCADLRGEEEFQTVKDVVLDCLLDFLPEGVNKEKITPLTLKEAYVQKMVKVCNDSDRWSLISLSNNSGKNVELKFVDSLRRQFEFSVDSFQIKLDSLLLFYECSENPMTETFHPTIIGESVYGDFHEAFDHLCNKIIATRNPEEIRGGGLLKYCNLLVRGFRPASDEIKTLQRYMCSRFFIDFSDIGEQQRKLESYLQNHFVGLEDRKYDYLMTLHGVVNESTVCLMGHERRQTLNLITMLAIRVLADQNVIPNVANVTCYYQPAPYVADANFSNYYIAQVQPVFTCQQQTYSTWLPCN; from the exons ATGGCGGAAGGCGAAGAGTACTTTGCCATGGCCGAGGACGAGCTGGCCGGCGGCCCCTACATCCCCCTGGGCGGCGATCTGAGCGGCGGCgactgcggcggcggcggcggcggcgggttTGCCGGGCACTGCTTGGAATACTGCGAGAGCCCCACCGCGCACTGCAACGTGCTGAACTGGGAGCAAGTGCAGCGGCTGGACGGCATCCTGAGCGAGACCATCCCGATCCACGGGCGCGGCAACTTCCCCACGCTCGAGCTGCAGCCCAGCCTGATCGTGAAGGTGGTGCGGCGGCGGCTGGCCGAGAAGCGCATCGGCGTCCGCGACGTGCGCCTCAACGGCTCGGCCGCCAGCCACGTCCTGCACCAGGACAGCGGCCTGGGCTACAAAGACCTGGACCTGATCTTCTGCGCCGACCTGCGTGGGGAAGAGGAGTTTCAGACTGTGAAGGACGTCGTGCTGGACTGCCTGTTGGACTTCTTACCCGAAGGGGTGAACAAGGAGAAGATCACACCACTCACGCTCAAG GAAGCTTATGTGCAGAAAATGGTTAAAGTGTGCAATGACTCTGACCGATGGAGTCTTATATCCCTGTCAAACAACAGTGGCAAAAATGTGGAACTGAAATTTGTGGATTCCCTCCGGAGGCAGTTTGAATTTAGTGTAGATTCTTTTCAAATCAAATTAGACTCTCTTCTCCTCTTTTACGAGTGTTCAGAGAACCCGATGACTGAAACGTTTCACCCCACAATAATCGGGGAGAGCGTCTATGGCGATTTCCATGAAGCCTTTGATCACCTTTGTAACAAGATCATTGCCACGAGGAACCCGGAGGAAATCAGAGGGGGAGGCCTGTTAAAGTACTGCAACCTCTTAGTGAGGGGCTTTAGGCCCGCCTCTGATGAAATCAAGACCCTTCAGAGGTATATGTGTTCCAGGTTTTTCATCGACTTCTCAGACATTGGAGAGCAGCAGAGAAAACTGGAGTCCTATTTGCAGAACCACTTCGTGGGCTTGGAAGACCGCAAGTATGACTATCTCATGACCCTTCATGGAGTGGTGAATGAGAGTACCGTGTGTCTGATGGGACATGAAAGAAGACAGACTTTAAACCTGATCACAATGCTGGCTATCCGGGTGCTAGCTGACCAGAATGTCATCCCTAACGTGGCCAATGTCACTTGCTATTACCAGCCGGCCCCCTATGTAGCAGATGCCAACTTTAGCAATTACTACATTGCACAGGTCCAGCCAGTGTTCACATGCCAGCAACAGACATACTCCACTTGGCTACCCTGCAATtaa